A section of the Gasterosteus aculeatus chromosome 10, fGasAcu3.hap1.1, whole genome shotgun sequence genome encodes:
- the hsd17b8 gene encoding (3R)-3-hydroxyacyl-CoA dehydrogenase isoform X1, whose translation MAASTRLTSRLALVTGGGSGIGRAVCQRLASEGASVVVADISHESATETVGRLPRDLRGQGHMAAAVDVSSKESVKKLLTGVQAGGLQPSFCSRASSSSADGECRPLPLQTRYFQPPSVCVNAAGITQDNFLLNMEEEHFDKVLLVNLKGSFLVLQAVAQALVACGAPKGSIVTVGSIVGKVGNIGQANYSASKAGVEGLTRTAAKELSRFGIRCNCVLPGFISTPMTDKVPERVISKMELLVPLGRMGEAAEVADVCAFLASDDAAYITGASVEVTGGLFMG comes from the exons ATGGCGGCCTCCACCAGGCTCACGTCAAGGTTGGCGCTGGTCACTG GCGGAGGCAGTGGGATCGGCCGGGCGGTGTGTCAGCGCCTCGCCTCAGAGGGCGCCTCCGTGGTGGTCGCCGACATCAGCCACGAGTCGGCCACGGAGACCGTCGGGAGGCTGCCGAGGGACCTCCGGGGACAGGGTCAcatggcggcggcggtggaTGTGTCGTCGAAAGAGAGCGTGAAGAAGCTGCTCACGGGTGTACAGGCGGGTGGACTCCAGCCATCGTTCTGCTCGAgagcctcgtcctcctctgctGACGGTGAATGTcgtcctctccctctgcagacTCGGTACTTCCAGCCTCCCTCGGTGTGTGTGAACGCGGCGGGCATCACCCAGGACAACTTCCTGCTCAACATGGAGGAGGAGCACTTTGACAAAGTCCTCCTGGTCAACCTGAAG GGTTCTTTCTTGGTCCTTCAGGCTGTGGCTCAGGCTCTGGTGGCCTGTGGAGCACCCAAAGGGTCCATCGTCACCGTGGGCAGCATCGTGGGAAAG GTGGGGAACATCGGACAGGCGAATTACTCGGCCTCTAAAGCCGGCGTGGAGGGATTAACCAGGACGGCTGCCAAAGAGCTCAGCAG GTTTGGGATTCGCTGTAATTGTGTGCTGCCGGGTTTCATATCGACTCCGATGACGGATAAAGTTCCCGAGAGGGTTATTAGCAag ATGGAGCTCTTGGTGCCTCTGGGCAGAATGGGGGAGGCGGCAG AGGTGGCGGACGTCTGTGCCTTTCTGGCCTCCGATGACGCTGCATACATCACAGGAGCCAGCGTGGAAGTGACTG GGGGACTTTTCATGGGATGA
- the hsd17b8 gene encoding (3R)-3-hydroxyacyl-CoA dehydrogenase isoform X2, with translation MAASTRLTSRLALVTGGGSGIGRAVCQRLASEGASVVVADISHESATETVGRLPRDLRGQGHMAAAVDVSSKESVKKLLTGVQTRYFQPPSVCVNAAGITQDNFLLNMEEEHFDKVLLVNLKGSFLVLQAVAQALVACGAPKGSIVTVGSIVGKVGNIGQANYSASKAGVEGLTRTAAKELSRFGIRCNCVLPGFISTPMTDKVPERVISKMELLVPLGRMGEAAEVADVCAFLASDDAAYITGASVEVTGGLFMG, from the exons ATGGCGGCCTCCACCAGGCTCACGTCAAGGTTGGCGCTGGTCACTG GCGGAGGCAGTGGGATCGGCCGGGCGGTGTGTCAGCGCCTCGCCTCAGAGGGCGCCTCCGTGGTGGTCGCCGACATCAGCCACGAGTCGGCCACGGAGACCGTCGGGAGGCTGCCGAGGGACCTCCGGGGACAGGGTCAcatggcggcggcggtggaTGTGTCGTCGAAAGAGAGCGTGAAGAAGCTGCTCACGGGTGTACAG acTCGGTACTTCCAGCCTCCCTCGGTGTGTGTGAACGCGGCGGGCATCACCCAGGACAACTTCCTGCTCAACATGGAGGAGGAGCACTTTGACAAAGTCCTCCTGGTCAACCTGAAG GGTTCTTTCTTGGTCCTTCAGGCTGTGGCTCAGGCTCTGGTGGCCTGTGGAGCACCCAAAGGGTCCATCGTCACCGTGGGCAGCATCGTGGGAAAG GTGGGGAACATCGGACAGGCGAATTACTCGGCCTCTAAAGCCGGCGTGGAGGGATTAACCAGGACGGCTGCCAAAGAGCTCAGCAG GTTTGGGATTCGCTGTAATTGTGTGCTGCCGGGTTTCATATCGACTCCGATGACGGATAAAGTTCCCGAGAGGGTTATTAGCAag ATGGAGCTCTTGGTGCCTCTGGGCAGAATGGGGGAGGCGGCAG AGGTGGCGGACGTCTGTGCCTTTCTGGCCTCCGATGACGCTGCATACATCACAGGAGCCAGCGTGGAAGTGACTG GGGGACTTTTCATGGGATGA